A stretch of the Macaca mulatta isolate MMU2019108-1 chromosome 16, T2T-MMU8v2.0, whole genome shotgun sequence genome encodes the following:
- the LOC106993991 gene encoding uncharacterized protein LOC106993991, with product MYLPGPPNSAEPAMAPAMAIAGPRPRPRCTLLCQGAPLIVGMHITLEGDCSHSRACLLEKEVLLGSVFFKTFDLYNWKSHSKGLRVSPQEFITRIWRIFSTHNPTWPGVQTLTATLLTAEDKSATMAKTEEEADNMCADNLVTCPVEVLVPIANPNWDPNDDKNQEWLHHYRNMLLRGMREASQPLVNWGNLRETEQGPNENQHS from the coding sequence ATGTACTTGCCGGGCCCTCCAAACTCTGCAGAGCCAGCAATGGCTCCTGCTATGGCAATAGCaggcccccgcccccgcccccgctgTACTCTTCTTTGCCAGGGAGCACCACTCATAGTGGGAATGCATATAACCCTGGAGGGTGACTGTTCCCACTCAAGAGCGTGCCTGTTGGAGAAAGAGGTTTTGCTCGggtctgtgttttttaaaacttttgactTGTATAACTGGAAATCCCATAGTAAGGGCTTACGGGTGAGCCCACAAGAGTTCATAACTCGCATATGGAGAATATTCTCCACACATAACCCTACCTGGCCAGGTGTGCAGACCTTAACAGCAACCCTGCTCACAGCAGAAGATAAATCTGCCACCATGGCCAAAACTGAGGAGGAGGCAGACAATATGTGTGCTGATAACCTGGTGACCTGTCCTGTTGAGGTGTTGGTCCCAATAGCTAACCCAAACTGGGACCCCAATGATGACAAGAATCAAGAGTGGCTTCATCATTATAGGAATATGCTTCTCAGAGGTATGAGGGAAGCAAGCCAGCCCCTGGTCAATTGGGGAAatctcagagaaacagaacaaggCCCTAATGAAAATCAGCATTCCTAA